Proteins encoded together in one Impatiens glandulifera chromosome 1, dImpGla2.1, whole genome shotgun sequence window:
- the LOC124929552 gene encoding WUSCHEL-related homeobox 2-like: MVDGGSEAAAESNSRWTPTKEQISMLECLYKQGIRTPTTDQIQEITKRLKTIGNIEGKNVFYWFQNHKARLRQKQKQQQQHHHRLTYFRRQLLLHNHPLPPTNYKYVMQVNDFGMNKFAIPSQCTSLNMNNTINSSTTTNLRSRRRSTVEVLPLFPLEPSGTLRERSTVTTAPAAAATISPPEEKPYFDFFNMKGSSS; this comes from the exons ATGGTCGACGGTGGCAGTGAGGCGGCGGCGGAGAGTAATTCGAGGTGGACACCGACGAAGGAACAGATAAGCATGCTTGAGTGTCTCTACAAGCAAGGGATTAGAACTCCGACGACGGATCAGATTCAAGAAATCACGAAAAGGCTCAAAACCATAGGCAACATAGAGGGCAAGAATGTGTTCTATTGGTTCCAAAATCACAAAGCCCGACTAAGACAGAAGCAGAAACAACAGCAGCAGCACCACCATCGTCTCACTTACTTCCGACGCCAGCTTCTTCTTCACAATCATCCTCTTCCTCCTACAA ACTACAAATATGTTATGCAAGTGAATGATTTTGGAATGAACAAGTTTGCAATTCCCTCCCAATGCACAAGTTTGAACATGAATAATACTATTAATAGCAGCACCACTACCAACTTgagaagtagaagaagaagtACTGTTGAAGTTTTGCCCTTGTTCCCACTTGAACCTAGCGGCACCTTGAGAGAGAGATCAACCGTCACCACCGCCCCCGCCGCCGCGGCAACAATATCACCACCGGAGGAGAAACCCTACTTTGATTTCTTCAACATGAAGGGATCATCTAGCTAG